A genome region from Triticum aestivum cultivar Chinese Spring chromosome 2B, IWGSC CS RefSeq v2.1, whole genome shotgun sequence includes the following:
- the LOC123046099 gene encoding UDP-xylose transporter 1 — protein sequence MTAGLQLGVIGSLALSVASSVAIVICNKALISTLGFPFATTLTSWHLMVTYCTLHVAQRLHFFEPKAIDGHTVILFGFLNGTSIGLLNLSLGFNSIGFYQMTKLAIIPFTVLLETIFLNKRFSETIKLSLMVLLLGVGIASVTDLELNLLGSVLSGLAIGTTCVGQILTNTIQKKLKVSSTQLLYQSAPYQAAILFATGPFVDRLLTNRSVFAHKYTTPVVGFIILSCLIAVSVNFSTFLVIGTTSPVTYQVLGHLKTCLVLSFGYTLLHDPFTMKNILGILVAIFGMALYSFFSVRESKKKSTNDALPVSQMPDKETEPLLATKDGSDIKKANGVSHGC from the exons ATGACAGCTGGTTTACAGCTCGGCGTGATCGGGTCTCTCGCGCTCTCCGTTGCATCTTCAGTTGCCATTGTCATCTGCAACAAAGCTCTCATCAGCACACTTGGTTTCCCATTTG CTACAACATTAACAAGCTGGCATCTCATGGTGACCTACTGCACCCTCCATGTGGCACAACGCTTACATTTTTTTGAGCCCAAGGCAATTGATGGACATACAGTGATCCTCTTTGGGTTTCTGAACGGTACCTCAATTGGACTTTTAAACCTAAGTTTAGGATTCAACTCCATTGGATTCTACCAG ATGACGAAACTGGCCATAATACCTTTCACTGTGCTGTTGGAGACAATCTTCCTGAACAAAAGATTCAG CGAGACTATCAAGCTCTCTCTTATGGTCTTGCTTCTTGGAGTAGGCATCGCATCAGTTACAGATCTCGAGCTAAATCTACTTGGGTCCGTCCTTTCTGGCCTCGCCATCGGCACCACTTGTGTTGGCCAAATT CTCACAAACACAATACAGAAGAAACTGAAGGTCTCCTCAACGCAGCTTCTGTACCAATCTGCGCCATACCAAGCAGCAATTTTGTTTGCAACCGGCCCATTTGTGGATCGACTCCTTACAAACCGCAGTGTCTTTGCCCACAAATACACCACTCCAGTTGTG GGTTTCATCATCCTATCTTGCTTGATTGCGGTGTCTGTGAACTTCAGTACATTTCTTGTGATTGGAACGACGTCTCCAGTCACATACCAGGTGCTTGGCCACCTTAAGACATGCCTGGTTCTCTCTTTTGGCTACACTCTACTACACGATCCTTTCACCATGAAGAACATATTAGGCATTCTGGTCGCCATATTTGGTATGGCATTGTATTCCTTCTTCTCGGTCAGGGAGAGCAAGAAGAAGTCAACAAATGATGCTCTGCCAGTTTCACAG ATGCCAGATAAGGAGACTGAACCACTTTTGGCAACCAAAGACGGCAGTGATATCAAGAAGGCAAATGGTGTATCTCACGGCTGCTAA